A genomic region of uncultured Paludibaculum sp. contains the following coding sequences:
- a CDS encoding ADOP family duplicated permease has translation MRHLGPNLLLDLRVAVRRIRVSAGVSTLIVFLLALGIALNGAVFALVHALVLRPLPVHSPSELFLFTQEVVNLGSRSEQPYPVLEALQKRARSFSQVAGYAEYDTVCRTLVGPVRVRAHIVTGNFFETLGTVPLLGRVLMPKDEVDATGELPVVLSYPFWRSHFGSDPSAVGRAVTINQHAFTVVGVLREHDNGIQVETTPDFRVPLRATAALATDPEYSSHTKLDFVTFGRLKSGVAVAAARDEAFSLLDAALVEETRKTGERPYWRDRPFRLEPLETGISLLRPKLKSGLLLLMGGVAALLLIVCANAGGLLVAASYARRGEIAVRLALGATGRRIAAQLLTESLLLAGLGCVAGLALSLLVTPFLARALPPLRDLTASTLTVSLDLRPSWMVLGISMSLCLLASLVAALPAAIQSAGVDLHTALRSSRTTRRQRLRWALVIVQAALCTVLLGGADLLTSTLKNLRGLHPGFDANRIVTFTLDPSMAGYTAEQGGALRARLLQEVNQIPGVVAAGFASRGLMRGTGLKMTVGPAGHRVTRSEFLNTSVNSISEGYFEALGLTIVAGRDYQSTDIGAHGAEPAVVNQAFARRFFPGEDPIGKLFGNGVEVVAKPERRIIGVVSDAKYRSLREPVPPTIYGFAPVKLKMGGSFVLHVRTAGPPAEVIEPVRRTLARLEPGLPFYEIHTLREEVDDSLWAERVLAWLSSAFGIAAMVLVLMGLYATLAFAVAQARREVGIRMALGAQAVDILRILSARPLLLVMAGVVAGATAFFALAPFFRSVLYGVPVVNAVSIVAAMVLVLGVSGAATWAAVRVALRTSPAIILREE, from the coding sequence ATGCGCCACCTGGGGCCGAATCTTCTATTGGACCTGCGGGTGGCCGTGCGGCGCATCCGCGTGTCGGCCGGAGTTTCCACCCTCATCGTCTTTCTGCTGGCGCTGGGCATCGCGCTGAATGGGGCGGTCTTCGCCCTGGTCCATGCCTTGGTGCTGCGGCCGCTGCCCGTTCACAGCCCGTCGGAGCTGTTTCTGTTTACCCAGGAAGTTGTGAATCTCGGGTCGCGCAGCGAGCAGCCGTACCCGGTGCTGGAAGCCCTGCAAAAGCGGGCGCGCAGTTTCTCCCAGGTGGCCGGGTATGCGGAGTACGACACCGTCTGCCGGACTCTGGTGGGTCCTGTCCGCGTCCGCGCACACATCGTCACTGGCAATTTCTTTGAGACCCTCGGGACGGTCCCGCTGCTCGGGCGTGTCCTCATGCCCAAGGATGAGGTCGACGCCACAGGCGAACTGCCGGTCGTTCTCAGCTACCCGTTCTGGCGCAGCCACTTCGGCTCTGACCCATCCGCGGTCGGAAGGGCCGTGACGATCAACCAGCATGCATTCACCGTCGTGGGCGTCTTGCGCGAGCATGACAACGGCATTCAGGTGGAGACGACGCCGGACTTTCGTGTCCCCCTGCGCGCCACTGCGGCTTTAGCCACCGATCCGGAGTACTCCTCCCACACGAAGTTGGATTTTGTCACTTTTGGCCGCCTGAAAAGCGGAGTGGCTGTGGCTGCCGCGCGGGACGAGGCCTTCAGCCTGCTGGACGCCGCGCTGGTCGAAGAGACGCGGAAGACCGGTGAGCGTCCCTACTGGCGGGACCGGCCATTCCGGCTGGAGCCGCTCGAAACCGGCATCTCCCTTCTACGCCCGAAGCTAAAGAGCGGATTGCTGCTGCTGATGGGCGGCGTGGCCGCCCTGTTGCTCATCGTCTGCGCCAACGCCGGTGGATTGCTCGTGGCAGCCAGCTACGCGCGGCGTGGCGAAATCGCGGTGCGTCTGGCGCTGGGCGCCACGGGCCGCCGTATTGCCGCCCAGTTGCTCACCGAGAGCCTGCTGCTTGCCGGCCTGGGGTGTGTCGCGGGCCTTGCGCTTTCGCTACTGGTCACGCCCTTTCTTGCCCGCGCATTGCCGCCGTTGCGCGACCTTACGGCCAGCACACTGACGGTCTCGCTGGATCTGCGGCCATCGTGGATGGTGCTGGGCATTTCGATGTCGCTCTGTTTGTTGGCCTCGCTGGTAGCGGCGCTGCCAGCTGCCATCCAGTCCGCGGGCGTTGACCTTCACACGGCGCTGCGCTCTTCGCGCACCACGCGCCGCCAGCGGTTGCGCTGGGCGCTGGTTATCGTTCAGGCCGCGCTCTGCACCGTCTTGCTGGGCGGCGCCGACCTGCTCACTTCCACACTGAAGAACCTGCGTGGGCTTCACCCCGGTTTCGATGCCAACCGGATTGTCACGTTTACCCTCGATCCGTCCATGGCCGGCTATACGGCTGAGCAAGGTGGCGCCCTTCGGGCCCGGCTCCTGCAGGAAGTGAACCAGATTCCCGGCGTCGTGGCCGCGGGCTTCGCCTCCCGCGGTCTGATGCGCGGCACCGGGCTCAAGATGACCGTCGGTCCCGCGGGCCACCGGGTGACTCGCTCTGAGTTTCTCAACACCAGCGTCAACAGCATCTCGGAAGGCTACTTCGAGGCATTGGGCCTGACCATCGTGGCCGGCCGCGACTACCAATCTACCGACATCGGGGCGCATGGCGCGGAGCCCGCCGTCGTAAACCAGGCCTTCGCCAGGCGGTTCTTTCCCGGCGAGGATCCCATTGGCAAGTTGTTCGGGAACGGAGTGGAGGTAGTGGCCAAGCCGGAACGCCGCATCATCGGTGTCGTGAGCGATGCGAAGTACCGCTCGCTCCGCGAACCGGTGCCACCCACGATCTACGGCTTTGCCCCGGTCAAGCTCAAAATGGGTGGCTCATTCGTCCTGCACGTTCGTACCGCCGGCCCGCCGGCCGAGGTGATCGAGCCCGTGCGTCGCACCCTGGCGCGTCTCGAACCCGGACTGCCGTTCTACGAGATCCACACTCTGCGCGAAGAAGTCGACGACTCGCTTTGGGCCGAGAGAGTGCTGGCCTGGCTGTCGTCCGCCTTCGGCATCGCGGCGATGGTCCTGGTGCTGATGGGGCTCTACGCCACGTTGGCCTTTGCCGTGGCGCAAGCCCGCCGCGAGGTGGGCATCCGCATGGCATTGGGCGCGCAGGCCGTGGATATTTTACGGATTCTGTCCGCGCGGCCGCTGCTGCTGGTGATGGCGGGTGTGGTGGCTGGTGCGACCGCCTTCTTCGCCCTGGCGCCGTTCTTCCGCAGCGTGCTGTATGGGGTGCCCGTCGTGAATGCCGTGTCCATCGTTGCTGCCATGGTGTTGGTGCTGGGCGTCTCGGGCGCGGCCACCTGGGCCGCTGTGCGGGTAGCTCTGCGCACCTCCCCGGCGATCATCCTGCGCGAAGAGTAG